DNA sequence from the Asticcacaulis sp. AND118 genome:
GGCGGTTCGGTATCGAAGGTGCCGGTGCCGTGCAGGACGCCGTCCTTGTAGATGTCGGCAATGGCGGCGAAGTCGGTGACCTGAACCTTACGTATTTCGGGCATGGGAAGCTCTAACAGAACAGTCGGTTTCTCCTCCCTGTGCCGAAGGCATGGGGAGGTGTCAGGACGCGAAGCGGACTGACGGAGGGGGATGACTCAGGTCTTTTCCTCAAACTCGATATCTGGTTCAGGGACTGAGTCTCTAAAATCTTCGGAGGTATCCCCCTCCGTCATTTTCGCTACCGCTCAAATGCCACCTCCCCATCGCTGCGCGACAGGGAGGAGGGTGTTAAATCAGGCTGGTTTCGTCCAGCCCTTGTCCAGCGCCCAGATGGCGAAGGCGTAGTTCAGAGCGGTTTCTTTCAGGCGGTCGAAGCGGCCCGAAGCGCCGCCGTGCCCGGCCTCCATATTGATCTTGAGCAGGATGGGCGAACCTGAGGTGGTGTATTCGCGCAGCCTGGAGGCCCATTTCATCGGCTCCCAGTAGGTGACGCGCGGATCAGACAGGCCGCCCGTCGCCAGCACCGGCGGATAGGCCTTCGTCGTCACATTGTCGTAGGGCGAGTAGGAGGCGATATATTCGTAGGCCGCCTTGTCTTCCAGCGGGTTGCCCCATTCCGGCCATTCCGGCGGGGTCAGCGGCAGCGAGGTGTCGCTCATGGTGTTGAGCACGTCGACGAACGGCACCTGACCGATGACGCCGCCCCACAGGTCCGGACGCAGATTGGTGACGGCGCCCATCAGCATGCCGCCGGCGGAACCGCCCTGCGCCACGATGCGGCCCTTCGCGCCGTAACCGTTGGCGATCAGGTGCTCGGCCGAAGCGATGAAATCGGTGAAGGTGTTCTTTTTCTTGAACTTGCGCCCGTCGAGGAACCAGTTGTAGCCCTTTTCCGTGCCGCCGCGGATGTGGGCGATGGCGTAGATGAAGCCGCGATTGACCAGACTGAGGTTCGACACCGAGAAGGTCGGCTCCATCGACAGGCCGTAGGAGCCGTAACCGTAGAGCAGCAGCGGCGCGGAACCGTCGAGCGGGGTGTCCTTTTTCATCAGTACGGTCACCGGCACTTCGGCGCCGTCCGGGGCCTTGGCGTAGAGGCGCTTGGCGACATAGTCAACGGGATTATGACCCGAAGGCACGACCTGCGTCTTGCGCAGGACCTTTTCCCTGGTGGCCATGTCGTAGTCATAGGTCTGGGCCGGGGTGGTCGGCGAGGTGTAGTTGTAGCGCATCACCGTCGTGTCGTATTCCAGCGACCCGCCGAGGCCCAGCGCATAGGCCTCTTCCTTCACCGCGATCTCGTGCTCGCTGAGGTCGGCCTTGGCGGTGATGACGATGCGCGAATTGGCGTTTTCGCGCTCGGTGCGCACCATATAGCCCTTGAACAGGCCGAAACCGGTGACGTAGATGCCCGGACGGTGGGCGATCCACGGCTTCCACGTCGAGCGCGCCGGCACGGCGGCGGTCGAGGTCATGATCTTGAAATCCACCGCCTCGTCGGCATTGGTCAGAATGACGAAACGCCCCTCTCCACTTTCATCTCCCCAGCGGTCGATCTGATATTGCACGCCCGTCTTGCGCGGCTCGACCACCACGGGGGCGGCGGTCGGCGTCTTGACCGGGATGAGGCGCGCCTCGCTCGTTTCGTGGTCGTTGATGCTGACCAGAATGTGGCTTTCGTCCGAGGTCAGGCCGACGCCCATGAAAAAGCCGGGATCGGTCTCTTCATAGACCAGCACGTCCTCGCCCCCCTTGGCCGGCCGGCGGTAGAGCTTCGACGGACGACCGTTATCGTCGCGGAAGGTCCAGAAGATGTATTGCGAATCCGGCGTGAAGAGGAAATCGCCCGTGGCGCTTTCGACCGGCGTGCCCAGCCGTTTGCCGGTGGCGAGGTCCTTCACGAAAATCCTGTAGACCTCCGAGCCCTGCGTGTCCTCGGCCCAGGCGTAGAGCTTGTGATCCGGGCTGTGGGTCGTGGTCGCCGTGGCGTAGTATTCGTGACCCTTGGCGGCGGCGTCTTCGTCGAGCAGGATTTGTTCGTCGGCGGGAATCCTGGCGAAGGGCACGGTTTCGGTGCTGATCTTGGCCTCGCCGCGTGGCTTGCGGGCGTTGATCGGGTGCTGACCGCCGATATTGTAGCGGATATAGTATTCCCACTGACCGTCCGGCGCGGGCACCGAGGAGTCGTCTTCCTTGATACGGCCCTTGATCTCTTCGAAGATGGTGGTCTGCAGCGCTTCGGTCGGCTTGAGCAGGGCGGCCGTATAGGCGTTTTCCTCGATCAGTTGCGCCTTGACGTCGGCCTTGATCGCCGCCGGGTCGCGCAGGACGGCCTGCCAGTTGTCGTCCTTCATCCAGAAATAGTCGTCGGTGCGCCTGAAACCCAGTTGCTCGATGGTGTGCGGCTTCTTCAGGGGCTTGGGGGCAGGGGTTTTTGACATCAGGCTCTCTGCGGCAAAGACGGGGGAGGGGCTTAGAACCAGGCCCGCACTCACGACCGTATTCAGGGCAACGGTGGCCCCGAGGCTGTAGTTCAGGAAGTTTCGACGATTAAGGGCGCGGACCGGGTGGTTTTTCATAGGGGCACCTTTGACAAATTGCGTTTCCGACGCAAGGATGAAGTGGGTTGAGGTTGATATGATCCACGT
Encoded proteins:
- a CDS encoding S9 family peptidase, translating into MKNHPVRALNRRNFLNYSLGATVALNTVVSAGLVLSPSPVFAAESLMSKTPAPKPLKKPHTIEQLGFRRTDDYFWMKDDNWQAVLRDPAAIKADVKAQLIEENAYTAALLKPTEALQTTIFEEIKGRIKEDDSSVPAPDGQWEYYIRYNIGGQHPINARKPRGEAKISTETVPFARIPADEQILLDEDAAAKGHEYYATATTTHSPDHKLYAWAEDTQGSEVYRIFVKDLATGKRLGTPVESATGDFLFTPDSQYIFWTFRDDNGRPSKLYRRPAKGGEDVLVYEETDPGFFMGVGLTSDESHILVSINDHETSEARLIPVKTPTAAPVVVEPRKTGVQYQIDRWGDESGEGRFVILTNADEAVDFKIMTSTAAVPARSTWKPWIAHRPGIYVTGFGLFKGYMVRTERENANSRIVITAKADLSEHEIAVKEEAYALGLGGSLEYDTTVMRYNYTSPTTPAQTYDYDMATREKVLRKTQVVPSGHNPVDYVAKRLYAKAPDGAEVPVTVLMKKDTPLDGSAPLLLYGYGSYGLSMEPTFSVSNLSLVNRGFIYAIAHIRGGTEKGYNWFLDGRKFKKKNTFTDFIASAEHLIANGYGAKGRIVAQGGSAGGMLMGAVTNLRPDLWGGVIGQVPFVDVLNTMSDTSLPLTPPEWPEWGNPLEDKAAYEYIASYSPYDNVTTKAYPPVLATGGLSDPRVTYWEPMKWASRLREYTTSGSPILLKINMEAGHGGASGRFDRLKETALNYAFAIWALDKGWTKPA